A single genomic interval of Odontesthes bonariensis isolate fOdoBon6 chromosome 3, fOdoBon6.hap1, whole genome shotgun sequence harbors:
- the LOC142377454 gene encoding rho-related GTP-binding protein RhoA-D-like, with amino-acid sequence MAAIRKKLVIVGDGACGKTCLLIVFSKDQFPEVYVPTVFENYIADIEVDGKQVELALWDTAGQEDYDRLRPLSYPDTDVILMCFSIDSPDSLENIPEKWTPEVKHFCPNVPIILVGNKKDLRNDEHTRRELAKMKQEPVRIEEGRDMAGRISAFGYLECSAKTKDGVREVFEMATRAALQVRKHRKRSGCTLL; translated from the exons ATGGCAGCCATTCGGAAGAAACTGGTGATAGTTGGGGATGGAGCTTGCGGGAAAACATGTCTTCTCATCGTTTTCAGTAAGGACCAGTTTCCTGAGGTCTACGTCCCGACAGTGTTTGAGAACTACATTGCTGATATCGAGGTTGATGGAAAACAG GTGGAGCTGGCATTGTGGGACACTGCAGGCCAGGAGGACTATGACAGGCTGAGGCCTCTCTCGTACCCCGACACAGATGTCATCCTCATGTGCTTCTCCATTGACAGCCCAGACAGCTTGG AAAACATCCCTGAGAAGTGGACACCCGAGGTGAAACACTTCTGTCCCAATGTGCCCATCATCCTGGTGGGGAATAAGAAGGACCTGAGGAATGATGAGCACACACGGCGAGAGCTGGCCAAGATGAAGCAG GAGCCAGTGAGGATAGAGGAAGGCAGAGACATGGCCGGCAGGATCAGTGCTTTTGGCTACTTGGAGTGCTCTGCCAAGACAAAGGATGGCGTGCGGGAGGTGTTCGAGATGGCCACTAGAGCGGCGCTGCAGGTCCGCAAGCACAGGAAGAGAAGCGGCTGCACGTTGCTGTGA